The nucleotide sequence GCGGTGACCTGGGCCAAAAATTCGCCCAGGTCACCGGCGGCGCGACTGGTCACCGCGGCGACGGTGCCATCAGAGACAGGAATGCCGAACAGTTCGCTGATGGCCTGGGCGGTCCGCTTCTTGGACAGGAACTGCCCCATGAACAGATAGATGACGACCGCGCACATCACCGGCCCGTACTGCACGGGTCCGCCCGCCTGGGCGGGTGTGTCGCCGGTCGAGGTCTTCCCGCAGTGGCAGCGGCGGCTGATGATCTGATGTTCGGTGACGTGCACTTTGATCGGCGGGATGTCGAAGACCTGCCGACGTGAGCAGCCAACCTCGGTCGCATCGGCCAGATCCGATCCGCAGCCAGTGCAGCAGCTCGGTTCGTGGCGGATCACCACATCCGGGTCGGCGACCTGGGCTGAAGTCTGCCCGCGGTGCCCGTCCTGTCCGCCGGGCTTGCGTGTGGACGGCGTGCGCAGCGACCTGGTCTTCGCCTTGCCGGGTCCGTCCGCCGATGGTGGCTTCGAGGAGTTCTGCGAGTTGGTCCGCAACCGTGCTTCCAGGTCCGCGACCCGCACCTTTAATGCCGCATTCTCGGCGCGGAGGATGTTCAGTTCGGTGCGCATTTCGACGATCAGTTCCACCAGTTCGGCGTACGTCGGCTGCGTCATTCCATTATTATCGCATCAGACAACACCATTGTTCGGCGACACGCCGACACGGCTCACCCCACATAGATCGACATTCTCCGGTCTATTCGCCCAATGAATGACAGTCTATTTCACCGCGGTGAGACCTGACCAGTTACAGCGGGTCTTCATATTTAGCAGACATCCCATGTCGATTGGTGTCAAGCGGCGGGTGCCATTGCAGTTTGCGTGACGCTGGCTGAGGAGTTCCAGGCGACGGTTTCGTCGTAGAGGGTTCCGCTCTCGAGGCAGCCGTGCAGGATGCCGACGAGTCGGTTGGCGACTTGGCGGAGGGCTGCGTGGTGGCCGGTTCCGCGGGCTCGGATGGCGTCATAGTAGGCGCGGGTGCCGGGCGATCCGTTGAGGGAGCCGTAGGCCTGCAGGTGCAGGGCGACGCCGAGCCGGCGGTTGGTGGCGTGCCGGGCTAGGACGACGGATTTTTTCCCCGATGCCCTCGTGATCGGGCTCTGTCCGGAGTAGTTTTTTCGGGCGCGGGAGTTGGCGAACCGTTGCGGGTCGTCGCCGAATTCGCCCAGGACGCGGGCGGCCAGGACCGGTCCCAGGCCCGGCTGGCTCCGGTAGATCTGCGCGGCCGGGTGTCGGTCAAAATTTTCTGCCATCACCGACTGCATCGCGGTGATCTGTTCGTTGATAGCGGTCAGGATCTTGACCTGGCCGAGCACGATCGCGGCGTAGGCCGCCTCCACGGCGGCGGGTTGCCGAAGGCCCGGCGTGTGCAGCAGCGTGAGCAGTGGTCCGGCTTTGTCCTGGATGTGGTGCCGCCGCGCCGCGGCCAACGCCGACACCACCTGGCTGCGGGTGAGCCGGGCGGAGCGGGCCGGGTCCGGCGCGCGGCTGAGCAGGATGAGGGCGTCCGTGGCGGCTAAATCCGAAAATGCCTGCACCGCAACGGGAAAGAAGTCAAGTAGTGCCGATCGGAGGCGCAGCACGTGCCGGACACGTTCCCAGATCAAGTTTTGATGAGCACGGCCCAGTAGCTTCACCGCGTCGGCCAGGTTGGTGTCCCCGGCGATCTCGCGGTGATGGGCTCGGTCTAGCCGGACGATCTCGGCTAGGACGTGGGCGTCGCCGGCGTCGCTTTTGGCCCCCGAGGTGGAGTACCGGTCGCGGTAGCGGGCCGAGGACATCGGGTTGATCGCGTAGACGTGGTAGCCCGATGCTCGTAGGGCGACCACCCAGGAGCCGCGGTCGGTTTCGATGCCGACGAAGACCCGGTCGGCGGTCTGCTCAGGGGTGAGGTCGACCCAGTCGGCGGGGGCATGCTCGGCGACCAGCGCGTGCAGCTTCGCGATTCCGTCCAGTCCCTCGGGCAGTCTGGCGCGGCTGAGCCGCCGCCCGGTGTCGTCCTCGATCTCGATGTCGTGGTGGTCCTCGGCCCAGTCGTCGCCGATCATCAACAGCATTGGCCCCAGCTCTTCCCTTGTCCGTGTCTGGCCTGGTGGAACGGGCGGGCAGCATGCGGAGGCTTCTGCGACCTAATGAACAAGTGCTCACGTCCAACCGCCCGGGCACGACATCTCATCAGCAGTTTCCAGCCGCCGGCAACCGGTGGGCGCACGGTCTGCTAATAGGCATCCCCGAAGAGGCGGTGCCCGGGGCTAAAGGAGTGCTGACCCACCGGCTGCTGTCGTCATCAAGCCTTCCAGAGTTCAGGCTTGATAGCTCTCATTAGGGCTTGAGCGTGGTTGCCGCCCGGCGTGATGCGCGGGTGCAGGCGAATCGTATCCGGCGTTTCTGGTTGGTGGGGTTACGGAACCCGAACGCGATGCGGCCGATGTGCTTGACGATCCGGTTGTAGCCTTCGGACCGGCCGTTGCTGATGCCGGTGAAGATCCCTTCGATGATGGAGGATCGCCAGTCGTCGACGGTCTGCGCGAGGCGGCGGATCTGCGCCGATGTCGATGTGGTCGGCGCAGAACATCTGGAAGTCGGTGAGTCGCTGCCAGACCAGCGCCCAGTCTGGTTCGGTGCCGGCCAGCTTCAGCAGGTGACGGAGCAGTTCCTTTGCTCGCCAACAGTTGTGCAACCCGCCGGTGGGGTCGGCGGCCTTCATTGCCTGGAACATCTTGACCCGTTCCGCGGCGGTCAGCGTCTCGCCGGCGCGCAGCAGAGGAGTTGCGCCCGCGCCCACTCGGGGTCGATCTTGCGGCCCCGGCGGCCGCGGTTGGTCCAGGCCAGTTCCCGCCGGTAGTCGGTGACGGCCCGGTTGGCCAAGGCGACCAGGTGGAAGCGGTCCAGGATGACGATCGCGTGGGGCAGCGCTTCCCGGACGACCTTGGCGTAGGTCGCCGAGGTGTCGATCGCGACGTGCGTGATGCCGGCCCGCCACGCATCGGTCTGAGCCTCGA is from Nakamurella sp. PAMC28650 and encodes:
- a CDS encoding IS110 family transposase, whose product is MLMIGDDWAEDHHDIEIEDDTGRRLSRARLPEGLDGIAKLHALVAEHAPADWVDLTPEQTADRVFVGIETDRGSWVVALRASGYHVYAINPMSSARYRDRYSTSGAKSDAGDAHVLAEIVRLDRAHHREIAGDTNLADAVKLLGRAHQNLIWERVRHVLRLRSALLDFFPVAVQAFSDLAATDALILLSRAPDPARSARLTRSQVVSALAAARRHHIQDKAGPLLTLLHTPGLRQPAAVEAAYAAIVLGQVKILTAINEQITAMQSVMAENFDRHPAAQIYRSQPGLGPVLAARVLGEFGDDPQRFANSRARKNYSGQSPITRASGKKSVVLARHATNRRLGVALHLQAYGSLNGSPGTRAYYDAIRARGTGHHAALRQVANRLVGILHGCLESGTLYDETVAWNSSASVTQTAMAPAA